TTATAATAAGATATCTTTGCAAAATAGTGATATATTCCGTATTTGAAGTCAAATCAATTCTGCAAAGGTCTCAATAATCTATACCTCAATCTGAGTATTAAAAGAGTTATTCTACATTATTTAAATATTCTTTTAACCCCTTATAACTACTGATATTAATTACTTGCTTTTCTTTTTCTAACAGACGTTGAATTTTTTCAGGAATATCAAGCTTGATAGCTAATGTATGCTCTACGGTATCTAAGAATTTTATAGGATGTGCGGTTTCTAAAAACACCCCCGTTTCATCAGTTGACAAGCCATATTGTTGCAGTCCCAAATAGCCTACGGCTCCGTGAGGGTCTGCTATGTATTTGTAACCATACAACTCCTTCAGTGCTTCTTTTGTCTGTATATCATTAAAACCAAATGAAGAAAACGTATTTTTTAATGACTGTATATTGTTTTCGAAAATTTCTAAAATCCGTACAAAATTACTTGGATCTCCAACATCCATGGCGTTAGACAAGGTAGCTTTTGAAGGCTTTGGGGTATATTTTTCTGTTTTTAAGAATAGCGGAATTGTATCATTGATATTAGTAGCAGCAATAAAATGTTTAATAGGAAGCCCCAGTTGTTGTGCCATCAGGCCTGCACAAATATTTCCAAAATTTCCGCTGGGTACCGAAAATACGAGTTCCTTATTTTTTGATTGCAATTGCTTATAAGCAAATAAAAAATAAAACATCTGCGGAAGCCAACGTGCAATATTAATAGAGTTGGCAGAAGTTAATACAGGTTTGATTTCAGGGTCTAAAAAAGCTGTTTTTACCATATGCTGGCAATCGTCAAAAGTACCGGCTACTTCCAGAGCAGTGATATTATGCCCCTGTGTGGTGAGCTGCTGCTCCTGAATCTCGCTTACCCTGCCTTTGGGATAGAGAATAACTACCTGTATGCCTTTTACTTTTAAAAAACCGTTTGCAACTGCCCCGCCCGTATCTCCGGAAGTGGCCACCAGTACGATAATTTTATCCGGATTGTCGCGATTAAAATACTCCAAACACGCTGCCATAAATTTGGCACCTACATCTTTAAAAGCCATGGTGGGGCCGTGAAATAATTCCAATGTGGCTATGTTGTTTTTTACCGGAACAACCGGAAAATCAAAAGAGATGGTTTTTGCAATAATAGTTTTTAAAACATCGGCAGGAATTTCATCTCCAACAAACGGTTGTATTACTTCAAAAGCAATTTCTTCATTGGAAAAAGAGCTGATATTTTGAATAAAGTCCTCCGGTAGAGGGGCTATGGATTCTGGAAAATACAATCCTTTGTCAGGAGCTATACCGTTTATGACGGCTTCTTTAAAAGAAGTACGTAAAGAGGTGTTATGTAAACTATAATAGTGCATAGTGGTTATTTGGTTTGGAGGATTTTAATTCCTTGTTGATTTATTTTTGAGATGTGAATTTCGAAACCTATGCCGGTATTTTTATATACCTTTTCCATAGACGTTGCCACTTTATATGCAGTTTCCCAACCTTTGCTTAATGCAAAAACGGAAGGGCCGGAACCCGAAATTCCGACACCTAACGCACCGGCTTTAAGCACTTCGGTTTTTAGAAGATCAAAAGAAGGAATTAAAACCGACCTGAAAGGCTCTGCAATTTCGTCGTGTAAAGAACGCCCGATCAAATCATAATTTTGAGTATATAATCCGGCAATCAATCCTCCGAAATTTCCCATTTGTATAACGGTTTTCTTTAAGCTGACCTGTGGTTTTAAAACAGCCCTTGCCGCTGAGGTTTTTATTTCTATCTGAGGGTGAATCACCGTTACGAATAAGTGTTCCGGGGGCGGAATTTTAATGACTTCCAACGGATCGTATCCGCGAACCAATGTAAAACCACCGAAAAGAGCCGGAGCTACATTATCTGCATGTGCAGTGCCACTTGCCAACCGTTCTCCTTCCATAGCAAAACGCACCAGATCCGTAGTATTAAAAGATTGTTCTAAAAATTTATTGATGCCAAAAACAGCACCGGCAGCACTTGCGGCACTACTGCCAATACCACTGCCGGGTTTTATTTTTTTATGAATTTCAATTTCAAAACCAAATGAGGTATTACTCTCTTTTAATAGTGCTAACGCGGCTATACCGGCAACGTTTTTCCGAACGTTCGTAGGTATGTTTTCTTGTCCGGTAACAGATGTAATGCGTACTCTCTTATCAACTGTTTTTCTGATAATCATCTCGTCCCCAACAGTATCGAGGCATAAACCCAAAACATCAAATCCGCAAGAGACATTTGCAACGGTTGCCGGAGTAAACAGTTTAATTTCGTTCATTATTAGTTTATACTTTTCCGATTCTGATCACATCGGCAAAAACCCCGGAAGCAGTTACCGCAGCACCGGCCCCGGCACCTTTAATCAACATGGGGTTTTCCGGATATCGATCTGTAAAAAATAAAACAATATTATCACTTCCTGCCAAGGTATAAAAAGGATGCTCCGGTGTGATAGGTTGCAAACCTACTCTTGCTTTTCCATTATTAAACTCGGCAACGTATTTTAACCGGGTGCTATTATTACGAGCTTCCTGATAGATTTTTTGAAAATGAGCTTCGTGTTTTTTCAAAGATCTATAAAAACTTTCATTGTTGGTAGTTGCCATACACTCTTTCGGGAGGAAACTATCCGTTTCAACAGCATCTAATTCCAGCTCATACCTACTTTCTCTCGCTAAAATTAAAATCTTTCGGGCTACATCTATACCGCTTAAATCAATCTTCGGATCAGGCTCCGTATACCCTTGTTTTTGAGCCTCAACAACGATGTCATGAAATGTAGTATCCGCGTTAAAATGATTAAAAATAAAATTTAAACTCCCGGACAACACAGCTTTAATTTTGTGAATACGATCGCCGGAATTGACTAAATTCTTTAAGGTATCAATAATTGGTAATCCGGCTCCTACATTGGTCTCAAACAAAAACGGAGCATTGTATTTTCGGGAAACACTTTTTAATGTTTTATAGTTTTCCAACGAGGAAGCACAGGCAATTTTATTGCAGGTTACAACACCGATGTTATGGCGTAAATATTGTTCATAGGCCTGAGATACGGCTTCACTGGCAGTATTGTCAATAAAAACACTGTTTCTTAAGTTATATGCTTTGGTTTTTTCTAAAAAGACATCAACACCTGTAGATTCTCCGTTACGTAATTGTGCCTCCCAATTCGAGAGATCGATACCATTTTCATCAAATACCATTTTGGTAGAATTAGAAATTCCGATGACACGAATGTTGAGTTTTAATTTTTTCTTAAGGTATTTTTTCTGTTGTTGAATTTGAGATAAAAAATGTTTTCCAACATTGCCAACACCGCAGAGGAACAGGTGAAGCTGCTTTATTTTTTCTTCAAAAAATGCTTCGTGCAATACATTTAAAGATTTCTTGGCATCGTTTTTATGGATCACTGCGGAGATATTTTTTTCCGAAGCACCTTGTGCAATAGCTCTGATATTGACATTGTTTTTGCCCAAAACGCTAAACATCTTACCACTCAACCCTTGGTGGCTTTTCATATGATCGCCAACCAAAGCAATGACGGTCATATTCTTTTCCGCAATGGTAGCATCTAATTTGTGTTGAGCTATTTCATAGGTAAAAGTTTCATCGATACATTGTTTGGCAATGTCTGTAGACGCTTCATTGATTCCCAAACAAATAGAGTGTTCCGAAGAAGCCTGTGTAATTAAAATAATATTAATATTCTGATTTGATAATGCTTCAAATAATCGTTTTGAAAACCCCGGAATTCCTACCATTCCACTTCCCTGAACAGTAACGAGTGATATATCTTCAATATAACTAATTCCTTTAACAATACTTGTACTTTTCGCCTCCTTCATAATAAGAGTTCCTGTATGTTCCGGATCGAAAGTATTTTTAATGGCAATAGGGATCTCTTTTTCCAGTACGGGCTGAATGGTTGGAGGGTAAATTACTTTTGCTCCAAAATGAGACAGCTCCATTGCTTCCTGATATGAAATATGTGAAATAGGAATGGCTTGTTTTACGATACTGGGATTTGAGGTATATAGCCCACTGACATCTGTCCATATTTGCAATTCATCCGCACCAATGGCCGCTGCATATATGGCTGCGGAAAAATCCGATCCTCCGCGTCCGAGTGTCGTAGTTTTTCCGTCCGGTGTACTCGCAATAAATCCGGGCAATAAAATAACAGCAGCTTCGGATTGTCGAAAACACACTTGCACTCTTGGATTTGTACTACTGAAGTCAACTTCGGCATTTAAAAAATTATCCGAAGCAATAATAAGCTCTCTACTATCCTGATAAACAGTTGATAACCCTTTCTCCGAAGCCGCTTCGGAAATAATATACGAAGATAATAGTTCCCCGTAGCTACTGATAATAGCGAGTGTTTTTGGGGTAAGTTCCTGTAATAGGAAACAACCTTCAAGTAAGGTTTTTAAATGATCAAAATAGTATTTTACATGGTCTGGAACCACATCTTGACGTGCTTTTGAGATAAGGCTTTGAATAACCTCTAAATGGTTTAATTCAATTTTTGCAAACAATTTTTTATAATCTTCATTTTTATGGGTGGCCATATTTGCAGCTTCTATAAGCATATTGGTAGTTTTCCCAAAGGCAGAAACAACTACTGCAATACGACTTTTTTGAGCAGCGTGGGTCATTATGGCTATAACTTTTTCTATGTTTTCCGAATTGGCTACGGACGAACCTCCAAATTTTAATACCTTCATTTTTCAGTAAAATAGATTTTATATGTTTTTGCATTTTCAAACTATGTCGAAACAACTGATAACTAAAAATTAATTGCAAACATACCTTTTAAATGGCAGATATTATATCATTAACAATGTAGAAGTTCATAATGCCATTCATTTGGGGTAAGTTATTTAATTTATGTGTTCTTTATTCTTTAATAAAACTCTTACTTTTTTCTTTAATAATTTCTAAAATAGGTTTGTTATGAATTTTACTTTCCAGCCAGGATAAAATATCCAGATAAATAAAAGCTCTTTTTTCATATGGGTGAAATTCATAAACTTTGAGTTTTGAGTGGATTTTTTTAAACTCATTTTTTAGTTGATGCGGATACACATCTCCCAAAGATTTAATACTCGAAATAAGTACTTTTTGTACTTCCTGTAGGTTATCCATTTTTAATAAAAACTTATAAGTATCTTTGAAAATCCTTTCCAGATCGTAATCCATTCCGCATTCATAATGAGCAATTAAATTTAAAACTCTCGCGAAACATTGTAAGTCTTCCGCAATTTTTAACTCCTTAGAAGTGATGATTTTTTGTAAGTATTTAATGCACAATACATGATTGCCGATTCCAAAATACAGGCAAGCTATTTTATAGTATAACGTTACAATATGATGGGTATCCAACCTGTTTTTATAAGCTAGTATTTTCTGCTCAATGATAGCTACCAAACACATTCCTTTGTTAAAACTACCCTCCATAAAATGCAGATTCAACTGATTGGAGTAATAGTATAAGAATATCAATATTTCCGTATTGTTATTTACCGGAATAACTTTTTGTTGAATTTCTTTTTCAAAACGGGAAAGTTCTTTTTTGAATCGCGAATAGTGCTTTATGAAAAATAAAGCTTCTAACAAGTAGTTTTTTCCTTTTAAATAAAAAACAGGATGAATACAGATGTTTTTTGGATAGTCCTTAAATAAATCCAAATATTTGCATGCATATTTATAACTTGATAGAAAATCTTGTGTCAGAAAGCTATGCCATAAATGAGTTTTATAGAGCCATAATTTTTCTCTAAATCCCAGATCTGCAAACGTATATTTTGGTAATTTATCATTAAAATAAGTATTGACTTCTTTCAATTCATGGTCATTTTTTACATATCCGTTTTTTAATAAAATACTATATAATTGTAAGGATAAGTTAGAAAGCTTACTCGTAATAACATTCTGAAGACTCAATGTTTTTGCCTGTATGGATAGTTCATCTGCCCGGGTACTTATACTACGTGTAATATACTGTGTTTCAATGATTTTTTCTAATTCAACAATTTCATAAGCAATATTTTTTTCTTCATTTTCAATAGAAATATTTTT
This window of the Flavobacteriaceae bacterium genome carries:
- a CDS encoding homoserine kinase, translated to MNEIKLFTPATVANVSCGFDVLGLCLDTVGDEMIIRKTVDKRVRITSVTGQENIPTNVRKNVAGIAALALLKESNTSFGFEIEIHKKIKPGSGIGSSAASAAGAVFGINKFLEQSFNTTDLVRFAMEGERLASGTAHADNVAPALFGGFTLVRGYDPLEVIKIPPPEHLFVTVIHPQIEIKTSAARAVLKPQVSLKKTVIQMGNFGGLIAGLYTQNYDLIGRSLHDEIAEPFRSVLIPSFDLLKTEVLKAGALGVGISGSGPSVFALSKGWETAYKVATSMEKVYKNTGIGFEIHISKINQQGIKILQTK
- the thrC gene encoding threonine synthase, with translation MHYYSLHNTSLRTSFKEAVINGIAPDKGLYFPESIAPLPEDFIQNISSFSNEEIAFEVIQPFVGDEIPADVLKTIIAKTISFDFPVVPVKNNIATLELFHGPTMAFKDVGAKFMAACLEYFNRDNPDKIIVLVATSGDTGGAVANGFLKVKGIQVVILYPKGRVSEIQEQQLTTQGHNITALEVAGTFDDCQHMVKTAFLDPEIKPVLTSANSINIARWLPQMFYFLFAYKQLQSKNKELVFSVPSGNFGNICAGLMAQQLGLPIKHFIAATNINDTIPLFLKTEKYTPKPSKATLSNAMDVGDPSNFVRILEIFENNIQSLKNTFSSFGFNDIQTKEALKELYGYKYIADPHGAVGYLGLQQYGLSTDETGVFLETAHPIKFLDTVEHTLAIKLDIPEKIQRLLEKEKQVINISSYKGLKEYLNNVE
- the thrA gene encoding bifunctional aspartate kinase/homoserine dehydrogenase I, whose translation is MKVLKFGGSSVANSENIEKVIAIMTHAAQKSRIAVVVSAFGKTTNMLIEAANMATHKNEDYKKLFAKIELNHLEVIQSLISKARQDVVPDHVKYYFDHLKTLLEGCFLLQELTPKTLAIISSYGELLSSYIISEAASEKGLSTVYQDSRELIIASDNFLNAEVDFSSTNPRVQVCFRQSEAAVILLPGFIASTPDGKTTTLGRGGSDFSAAIYAAAIGADELQIWTDVSGLYTSNPSIVKQAIPISHISYQEAMELSHFGAKVIYPPTIQPVLEKEIPIAIKNTFDPEHTGTLIMKEAKSTSIVKGISYIEDISLVTVQGSGMVGIPGFSKRLFEALSNQNINIILITQASSEHSICLGINEASTDIAKQCIDETFTYEIAQHKLDATIAEKNMTVIALVGDHMKSHQGLSGKMFSVLGKNNVNIRAIAQGASEKNISAVIHKNDAKKSLNVLHEAFFEEKIKQLHLFLCGVGNVGKHFLSQIQQQKKYLKKKLKLNIRVIGISNSTKMVFDENGIDLSNWEAQLRNGESTGVDVFLEKTKAYNLRNSVFIDNTASEAVSQAYEQYLRHNIGVVTCNKIACASSLENYKTLKSVSRKYNAPFLFETNVGAGLPIIDTLKNLVNSGDRIHKIKAVLSGSLNFIFNHFNADTTFHDIVVEAQKQGYTEPDPKIDLSGIDVARKILILARESRYELELDAVETDSFLPKECMATTNNESFYRSLKKHEAHFQKIYQEARNNSTRLKYVAEFNNGKARVGLQPITPEHPFYTLAGSDNIVLFFTDRYPENPMLIKGAGAGAAVTASGVFADVIRIGKV